A genomic segment from Necator americanus strain Aroian chromosome III, whole genome shotgun sequence encodes:
- a CDS encoding hypothetical protein (NECATOR_CHRIII.G12536.T1), with amino-acid sequence MLRNGPGMFKIGDTEYKHWFDGLAYIQRYHFADGKMYYSARFLESEQYKESMKAQRIIYTAFGTRSFPDPCKKLYGSLSTSFSLNESRDNCNVAFTTVGDGVYALTETKNLVRIDIDSLDYEEKVNICDLLKITLHTYTAHCHSDTDGNIWNIGSQFGPTSNYIFAKTVNPLHIKGSSNSHSMEGTELLGMIPATDPLSPSYYHSFAVTEDFFVLFETPERIDVCKLVGRDTSKMSLNECMFWDENAGVDVIIFDRITRKKVDRKVTSDAFFTFHHANAYQKDGYLIIDYCKIINPGNFDDLLLEHMRDGTFRTRNPNLAPYLHRMIVPMQINENSKPGDDLLTCCSFANGCKAILKEDGSIHCTDTRMCDISFEFPRYCYDLNMKDYRYVYGACILDSKLFKNGMARLQWTCNIPFTGFVLLPLS; translated from the exons ATGCTCCGAAACGGTCCAGGAATGTTCAAAATTGGCGATACGGAGTATAAACATTGGTTTGACGGATTGGCCTATATTCAACGTTATCATTTTGCTGATGGAAAG ATGTATTACTCTGCTCGATTTCTTGAAAGTGAACAGTATAAGGAAAGCATGAAAGCGCAACGAATTATCTACACTGCATTTGGCACGAGATCATTCCCGGATCCATGTAAAAAATTATACGGCAG TCTATCCACATCATTTTCGCTCAATGAATCAAGAGATAATTGCAACGTCGCCTTCACCACCGTTGGTGACGGTGTGTACGCATTAACGGAAACAAAAAACCTTGTTAGGATAGACATCGACTCGTTAGATTACGAAGAAAAG GTGAATATCTGTGACCTTCTGAAGATCACCTTACACACCTATACAGCGCATTGCCATTCGGATACGGATGGAAATATCTGGAATATTGGTAGCCAGTTCGGACCAACTTCAAACTATATATTTGCCAAGACAGTGAATCCACTGCATATCAAAG GGTCATCAAATTCCCATAGCATGGAAGGCACCGAACTTCTAGGAATGATTCCGGCGACAGACCCTTTGTCACCTTCTTATTATCACTCATTCGCAGTTACTGaagattttttcgttcttttcgaAACTCCCGAAAGAATAGATGTTTGTAAACTTGTGGGCAG AGACACATCAAAAATGTCGTTGAACGAATGCATGTTCTGGGATGAGAATGCCGGTGTTGACGTTATCATATTTGATCGGATCACTCGCAAAAAAGTCGATCGAAAG GTGACGTCTGATGCTTTCTTCACTTTCCACCATGCGAATGCTTACCAGAAAGATGGATACCTTATCATAGACTACTGCAAAATCATTAATCCGGGAAATTTCGACGATCTCCTGCTGGAACATATGCGAGATGGAACATTTAGGACAAGA AACCCAAATTTAGCCCCATATCTACATAGAATGATCGTCCCAATGCAAATAAATGAGAACAGCAAGCCCGGTGACGATTTGCTAACGTGCTGCTCATTTGCAAACGGTTGTAAGGCAATACTGAAAGAAGATGGGAGTATACATTGCACAGATACAAGAATGTGCGAtattt cgTTTGAATTCCCGCGCTACTGTTACGATCTTAACATGAAAGATTATCGTTACGTTTATGGTGCTTGCATTCTGGATAGCAAATTATTCAAGAACGGG ATGGCTCGTCTTCAGTGGACGTGCAACATCCCTTTCACTGGTTTCGTTCTCTTGCCATTGTCatag
- a CDS encoding hypothetical protein (NECATOR_CHRIII.G12540.T2), which translates to MSDVSNSFSAWETLSEDKPLLCIAVRRPESPPRHHGAVVKADLRTGTSKVWLKDAEDQLCAEPILVNKPGYAKEDEGVLIVPVITTRDNDHPYVVILDAETMEEQARFTIPQSRIPFGFHAHYTPSKDCR; encoded by the exons atgtcggatgtgtcgaactccttctcagcttgggagaccctctCGGAGGACAAACCTctgctgtgcatcgcagttcgacgcccagagtcaccgcCACGCCACCATGgagcg gtTGTCAAAGCCGATCTTAGAACTGGAACTAGTAAAGTGTGGTTGAAAGATGCTGAAGATCAACTATGTGCCGAACCAATCTTGGTTAATAAACCAGGATACGCGAAAGAGGACGAGG GGGTACTCATTGTCCCAGTGATCACAACACGTGATAATGACCACCCGTATGTGGTGATACTAGATGCGGAAACTATGGAAGAACAAGCTCGCTTTACTATTCCACAATCCAGGATTCCATTCGGTTTTCATGCTCATTACACACCATCGAAGGATTGCCGATAG
- a CDS encoding hypothetical protein (NECATOR_CHRIII.G12542.T1) has product MRRSFLLLLVVLAGAWAVNTTIPLKLMGGFTPMKYQCVGRVSDIWADVLFLIESSDMITKSGFRQVIAFITATTKKMTIGQDEKQTRVGFITYGEEAKLIYDLDHWRSTEKLSDLVQKIPYVKSSGTNIAAAIALANKVFNSPTHRPNVPKVMVVVANGLKKGSQNPIPVATAFKDFGGIIITIEYTQYDNIEVPILKKIASEGYNIRSNDEDFSVRTLTNMLLQANCFCPDHYIPFRANNPEFGCFVTAKIPSMWRDAAEMCRAVEEGKLVKVENEEKAAFIMKLVEPKKEAWIGLRYYGNKFQWTDGTKLNADDFNLWPEDIKELNGPRCVSMYQDQKDKKYYWRAGNCLEDMRYVCEVQPCSASNYCSEPVFMYRQKHRALLPAPPPPPPN; this is encoded by the exons ATGCGGCGATCATTCCTACTTCTACTTGTTGTGTTAGCAG GTGCCTGGGCCGTAAACACAACAATCCCTCTGAAGCTGATGGGA GGTTTTACACCTATGAAATATCAATGTGTTGGTAGAGTTTCGGACATTTGGGCGGATGTGCTATTTCTGATCGAATCATCCGATATGATTACAAAATCAGGATTCCGTCAA GTCATCGCATTCATTACGGCGACGACAAAGAAGATGACAATCGGTCAGGATGAAAAGCAGACACGAGTTGG GTTCATCACATACGGGGAAGAAGCAAAACTAATCTACGATCTAGATCACTGGAGGTCAACCGAGAAGCTCAGCGATTTAGTGCAAAAAATCCCATACGTAAAATCCTCTGGAACAAATATTGCagc AGCAATTGCGCTGGCTAACAAGGTATTCAACTCACCAACACATCGACCGAACGTCCCGAAAGTGATGGTTGTTGTCGCTAATGGATTGAa GAAAGGTAGTCAGAATCCGATTCCCGTTGCGACCGCATTCAAGGACTTTGGAGGTATTATAATAACAATAG AATACACTCAATACGATAACATTGAAGTgccaattttgaagaaaattgctaGCGAAGGATACAATATTAGAAGCAATGACGAAGATTTCAGTGTCAGAACGTTAACGAACATGTTGTTGCAGG caaattgTTTCTGTCCAGACCATTACATTCCATTTCGTGCAAATAACCCTGAATTTGGTTGTTTCGTAACTGCAAAAATTCCATCAATGTGG AGGGATGCAGCTGAAATGTGCCGCGCCGTTGAGGAAGGGAAATTAGTGAAAGTAGAGAATGAGGAAAAAGCTGCATTCATCATGAAAT TGGTGGAACCGAAAAAGGAAGCATGGATTGGATTGAGGTACTATGGGAACAAATTCCAGTGGACAGATGGCACTAAG CTCAATGCAGACGACTTCAACCTGTGGCCCGAAGATATAAAAGAATTGAATGGACCTCGTTGTGTATCTATGTACCAGGATCAGAAGGACAAGAA GTATTATTGGAGAGCCGGTAATTGCCTTGAAGATATGAGATATGTATGCGAAGTACAGCCATGCAGTGCATCCAACTACTGCTCGGAACCAGTGTTCATGTATCGTCAGAAGCATCGCGCTCTCCTACcagcaccaccaccaccaccaccaaactaa
- a CDS encoding hypothetical protein (NECATOR_CHRIII.G12540.T1), which translates to MDKGATLRDFAKTMVNLSSSLLSAMLSIPRSRNVGCVELLLSLGDPLGGQTSAVHRSSTPRVTATPPWSGKPLWRYSVVVKADLRTGTSKVWLKDAEDQLCAEPILVNKPGYAKEDEGVLIVPVITTRDNDHPYVVILDAETMEEQARFTIPQSRIPFGFHAHYTPSKDCR; encoded by the exons ATGGATAAGGGAGCCACATTGCGAGATTTTGCTAAGACgatggtgaatcttagcagtagTTTACTCTCAGCTATGCTttcgattccgagaagtcggaatgtcggatgtgtcgaactccttctcagcttgggagaccctctCGGAGGACAAACCTctgctgtgcatcgcagttcgacgcccagagtcaccgcCACGCCACCATGgagcggtaaaccgttgtggaggtacTCTgtg gtTGTCAAAGCCGATCTTAGAACTGGAACTAGTAAAGTGTGGTTGAAAGATGCTGAAGATCAACTATGTGCCGAACCAATCTTGGTTAATAAACCAGGATACGCGAAAGAGGACGAGG GGGTACTCATTGTCCCAGTGATCACAACACGTGATAATGACCACCCGTATGTGGTGATACTAGATGCGGAAACTATGGAAGAACAAGCTCGCTTTACTATTCCACAATCCAGGATTCCATTCGGTTTTCATGCTCATTACACACCATCGAAGGATTGCCGATAG
- a CDS encoding hypothetical protein (NECATOR_CHRIII.G12536.T2) — protein MVNFERLFENFENVETPQQCERIGNAPLWLHGTMLRNGPGMFKIGDTEYKHWFDGLAYIQRYHFADGKMYYSARFLESEQYKESMKAQRIIYTAFGTRSFPDPCKKLYGSLSTSFSLNESRDNCNVAFTTVGDGVYALTETKNLVRIDIDSLDYEEKVNICDLLKITLHTYTAHCHSDTDGNIWNIGSQFGPTSNYIFAKTVNPLHIKGSSNSHSMEGTELLGMIPATDPLSPSYYHSFAVTEDFFVLFETPERIDVCKLVGRDTSKMSLNECMFWDENAGVDVIIFDRITRKKVDRKVTSDAFFTFHHANAYQKDGYLIIDYCKIINPGNFDDLLLEHMRDGTFRTRNPNLAPYLHRMIVPMQINENSKPGDDLLTCCSFANGCKAILKEDGSIHCTDTRMCDISFEFPRYCYDLNMKDYRYVYGACILDSKLFKNGVSMSTIFPENNLIVKDGRVVHN, from the exons AtggtaaattttgaaagactattcgaaaattttgagaacGTCGAAACGCCGCAACAGTGCGAACGCATCG GGAATGCTCCGTTATGGCTTCACGGGACAATGCTCCGAAACGGTCCAGGAATGTTCAAAATTGGCGATACGGAGTATAAACATTGGTTTGACGGATTGGCCTATATTCAACGTTATCATTTTGCTGATGGAAAG ATGTATTACTCTGCTCGATTTCTTGAAAGTGAACAGTATAAGGAAAGCATGAAAGCGCAACGAATTATCTACACTGCATTTGGCACGAGATCATTCCCGGATCCATGTAAAAAATTATACGGCAG TCTATCCACATCATTTTCGCTCAATGAATCAAGAGATAATTGCAACGTCGCCTTCACCACCGTTGGTGACGGTGTGTACGCATTAACGGAAACAAAAAACCTTGTTAGGATAGACATCGACTCGTTAGATTACGAAGAAAAG GTGAATATCTGTGACCTTCTGAAGATCACCTTACACACCTATACAGCGCATTGCCATTCGGATACGGATGGAAATATCTGGAATATTGGTAGCCAGTTCGGACCAACTTCAAACTATATATTTGCCAAGACAGTGAATCCACTGCATATCAAAG GGTCATCAAATTCCCATAGCATGGAAGGCACCGAACTTCTAGGAATGATTCCGGCGACAGACCCTTTGTCACCTTCTTATTATCACTCATTCGCAGTTACTGaagattttttcgttcttttcgaAACTCCCGAAAGAATAGATGTTTGTAAACTTGTGGGCAG AGACACATCAAAAATGTCGTTGAACGAATGCATGTTCTGGGATGAGAATGCCGGTGTTGACGTTATCATATTTGATCGGATCACTCGCAAAAAAGTCGATCGAAAG GTGACGTCTGATGCTTTCTTCACTTTCCACCATGCGAATGCTTACCAGAAAGATGGATACCTTATCATAGACTACTGCAAAATCATTAATCCGGGAAATTTCGACGATCTCCTGCTGGAACATATGCGAGATGGAACATTTAGGACAAGA AACCCAAATTTAGCCCCATATCTACATAGAATGATCGTCCCAATGCAAATAAATGAGAACAGCAAGCCCGGTGACGATTTGCTAACGTGCTGCTCATTTGCAAACGGTTGTAAGGCAATACTGAAAGAAGATGGGAGTATACATTGCACAGATACAAGAATGTGCGAtattt cgTTTGAATTCCCGCGCTACTGTTACGATCTTAACATGAAAGATTATCGTTACGTTTATGGTGCTTGCATTCTGGATAGCAAATTATTCAAGAACGGGGTGAGTATGAGCACGATCTTTCCTGAAAATAATCTGATCGTGAAGGATGGTCGTGTAGTTCATAATTGA
- a CDS encoding hypothetical protein (NECATOR_CHRIII.G12541.T1), with product MLGVSRFTQVRDGIRTSLLRQRSKIRDAATFAKESKIRWAGHVMRFNDNRWTRAVSDWVPRDIKRTTKRPPTRRTDFFTKSFKEKYDALRVPREKRNHWATLARDRDKWKNYWRPLDQFEDQRKTR from the coding sequence atgctaggagtatcccgtttcacgcaagtgagggacgggattcgaacttctctcctacgtcagcgatcgaagattagagacgccgccacgtttgccaaggaaagtaaaataaggtgggccggacacgtgatgcgctttaacgacaaccgttggaccagagccgtgagcgactgggttccccgcgatattaagcgcactacaaaaagaccgccgacccgacggacagatttcttcacgaagtccttcaaagaaaagtatgatgctcttcgtgtcccacgcgaaaagaggaaccactgggctactctggcacgcgatcgagacaaatggaagaattactggcgcccgctcgatcagttcgaagatcaacggaagacaaggtga
- a CDS encoding hypothetical protein (NECATOR_CHRIII.G12539.T1), with the protein MSTDGNLHVLLGAAERIKFHEIALQQTKCRRSDVRQMNDGTLVVRGEKAPSRNVGGVGFVVHPSVVHGDDFHEILSPPLVILRLRPLRQNPLSIINCSPTSAESELDAFYEELEQVIRSEKSSYKFVVGAKLEKATEQEYTITRF; encoded by the coding sequence ATGTCCACAGACGGTAACCTGCATgtccttctcggagctgcagagcgtatcaaatttcacgagATTGCCCTGCAgcagaccaagtgcagaaggagcgacgtacgacagatgaatgacggtacactcgtcgttcgtggagagaaggctccgtcgcgaaatgtagggggtgttggttttgttgtgcacccatctgtcgtccatggTGACGATtttcacgagatcctgtcacctcctCTAgtcattcttcgcctccgccctttGCGCCAAAACCCcctcagtatcatcaactgctcgCCAACATCAGCAGAATctgaattggacgcgttttacgaggagctggagcaAGTGATCCGCAGCGAGAAGTCctcctacaaattcgttgtcggcgCAAAACTAGAAAAGGCTACAGAACAGGAATACACGATCACAAGATTTTGA
- a CDS encoding hypothetical protein (NECATOR_CHRIII.G12537.T1) — protein sequence MEDFSRIFVLRTTSFSFDIESSTNEAMVIELNEPGKRIGLRINRKKTQLMKNTYCEDGGVQLESSQNVKTSSYVYLGRSMNTENDLKKELNRRMRAAWAAFTPVREATDQLTDQDLRLDSSSSALLRS from the coding sequence atggaagatttctctcgaatcttcgttttgcggacgacatcgttctctttcgACATCGAAAGCAGCACCAATGAAGCGATGGTCATCGAACTGAACGaaccagggaaaagaatagggctgcgaataaacagaaagaagacacagttaaTGAAAAAcacctactgcgaggacggaggagtacaacttgaaagCTCCCAAAACGtgaaaacttcgtcatacgtatacctcggacgttctatgaacacagaaaacgacttgaagaaagaactgaatagaagaatgagagcagcatgggcagcattcacacccgtcagggaagctacggaccaactgacggaccaagatcttcgactcgacagttcttccagcgctctgttacgcagttGA
- a CDS encoding hypothetical protein (NECATOR_CHRIII.G12538.T1) produces the protein MRPGTAPGPDFISADFFRAGGHPLHVILAAHMTSYLQKERIPDQLKASRNVLIHKKGDREDLRNYRPICLPSVLCIVFTKIILTRISSTLDETQFREQAGVCQRFSCLDHIQTVSRVIEVCREYRLPLVLTFVDYEKTIDTLEMNAILSTPTVYQSVDVFEDIRQLLRSITTKIQLFHRPSPYPLKGGYDKAILYR, from the coding sequence ATGAGACCTGgtacagcccccggacctgattttatatcagcagacttttttCGGGCTGgcggccatccacttcatgtaattttagcagcgcacatgacatcctaccttcagaaagaaaggatcccagaccagttgAAGGCCTCGCGAAACGTTCTTATCCACAAGAAAGGAGACCGAGaagaccttcggaactaccgtccgatatgcttgccgAGCGTGTTATGCATAGTATTCACCAAAAttatcctcacgcgcatatctagcaCCCTGGATGAAACCCAGTTTCGAGAACAAGCTGGAGTCTGTCagaggttcagctgcttggaccacatccagaccgtgtcgagggtcatagaggtttgccgggaataccgcttgccccttgttctaaccttcgtcgactatgagaaaaccATCGACACCCTAGAAatgaatgcaatactgtctaCACCTACTGTTTATCAAAGTGTGGACGTATTTGAGGACATTAggcaattgctacgatcgatcaccactaagatacagcttttccaccgcccctcaccatacccattgaaAGGGGgatacgacaaggcgatactatatcgctgA